One Sphingobacteruim zhuxiongii DNA window includes the following coding sequences:
- a CDS encoding efflux RND transporter permease subunit produces MKITEISIKRPSLIIVLFIILTLGGIFSYTQLGYELVPKFEVNVITIQTVYPGASPTEVENTVTKKIEDAVSSLENIKKLESTSMENVSVVMITLNDGADVNFLLTDAQRKINTILKDLPEDVDPPSLNKFSLDDVAIMSLAVTSKLTEKELYDLLDNKIQPIFARINGVAKVDLVGGEEREIQISVDAKKLEGYGLSIGQVQQVVAQSNLDFPTGNVSTRDSRTTIRLAGKVTDVEELRNLPITTPAGITVFLRDVADVQDGIKEIEKIARLDQKNTILLQVFKQSDANAVEVSKLVKETITTVEKDYATDNIKVLVANDSTDYTLNAANNVMHDLVIAIALVGFIMLFFLHSLRNAAITMVAIPLSLIATFIGLLLMGYTLNLMSLLGLSLVVGILVDDAIVVIENIHRHMEMGKNKVRAAYDGAKEIGFTVSAITLVIVVVFLPIALSSGLVANILAQFCVTVIISTLLSLLVSFTVVPWLYSRFGKLEHINGNSFFGRIITGFEAGLTKFTHSITGILEWCLKSRATKLATLGLSILLFVGSCSLVGMGYIGSDFFPASDKGEYLIQLELEKDASLEKTNFLTQKAEAIILAKPDVERVITSVGQSSDGVMSTSGSRYKSEIHVIMKDTYTENSKVYAAVLQRELENKLVGAKIKSVNMGLMGAEQAPLKLTIIGSDVKDAGEFAAKAADLLRKVPGATNVKLSSESGNPEINVKVDREKMTSLGLNVATVGMTMQTAFSGNTDNKFRAGDNEYDINIRFDEASRSNISDVRNLKFINQQGTPIALEQFANISYSSGPTLLERRDKSPAVSVQASIVGRTLGEIAGEWQAEFEKLERKPGVVYIWGGNMESQEEGFGTLGVALLASVLLVYLVMVSLYDSFSTPFVVMFSIPLSFIGALLLLALTGQSLNIFTILGIIMLIGLVAKNAILLVDFANHRKEHGDSTHDALVAANHARLRPILMTTIAMVFGMIPIAMATGDGADMNRGLAIVIIGGLLSSLLLTLVVVPVVYSIFDSIGKRFGKKEKTNYEELMTAEFVMNEDYVDEMDVKHN; encoded by the coding sequence ATGAAGATTACTGAAATATCCATAAAACGTCCCAGTCTGATCATTGTATTATTTATAATACTGACATTGGGCGGGATCTTCTCATACACCCAACTGGGGTATGAGTTAGTACCAAAATTTGAGGTAAACGTAATTACCATCCAAACAGTATATCCTGGAGCTTCACCGACAGAGGTAGAGAACACGGTTACTAAGAAGATTGAAGATGCGGTTTCCTCGTTAGAGAATATTAAAAAGTTAGAGTCAACGTCCATGGAGAATGTCTCTGTGGTAATGATTACGTTGAACGATGGGGCAGATGTTAACTTTCTTTTGACCGATGCTCAGCGTAAGATTAATACAATTTTGAAGGATCTTCCAGAAGATGTGGATCCTCCATCATTAAATAAATTCTCGCTTGACGACGTGGCAATCATGAGTCTTGCGGTAACATCGAAGTTGACCGAGAAAGAACTATATGATTTATTGGACAACAAGATTCAACCTATTTTTGCACGTATTAATGGTGTTGCGAAAGTTGACTTAGTTGGTGGTGAAGAAAGAGAAATTCAAATCAGTGTCGATGCTAAGAAATTAGAAGGATACGGATTATCGATTGGTCAAGTTCAACAAGTTGTTGCACAATCTAACCTTGACTTCCCTACAGGTAACGTAAGTACTCGCGATAGTAGAACTACAATTCGTTTAGCAGGTAAAGTTACTGACGTAGAAGAATTGAGAAATCTTCCAATAACGACACCAGCAGGCATAACTGTTTTTTTACGTGATGTTGCTGATGTTCAAGATGGGATTAAAGAAATTGAGAAAATTGCTCGATTAGATCAAAAGAATACCATCTTATTGCAAGTTTTCAAACAGTCTGATGCCAATGCAGTAGAAGTTTCTAAATTGGTAAAAGAGACGATTACTACCGTAGAGAAAGACTATGCTACCGATAACATTAAAGTATTAGTGGCGAATGACTCGACAGATTATACCTTAAATGCGGCAAACAACGTAATGCACGATTTAGTGATTGCAATTGCCCTGGTAGGTTTTATCATGTTATTCTTCTTGCATAGTTTACGTAATGCGGCGATTACGATGGTAGCTATTCCACTTTCATTGATCGCGACTTTTATTGGTCTATTATTAATGGGCTATACGTTAAACTTAATGTCTTTACTAGGTTTATCCCTTGTGGTAGGTATTCTTGTCGATGATGCGATCGTTGTTATCGAGAATATTCACCGCCATATGGAGATGGGTAAGAATAAAGTGCGTGCAGCTTATGATGGAGCAAAAGAAATTGGTTTTACTGTATCTGCAATTACCTTGGTTATTGTGGTCGTGTTTTTACCAATCGCCCTGTCTTCAGGTTTAGTAGCGAATATCTTAGCACAATTCTGTGTGACTGTTATTATCTCTACTTTGCTATCCTTGCTTGTATCTTTTACAGTGGTACCATGGTTATACTCTCGTTTTGGTAAATTAGAGCATATCAACGGAAACTCCTTCTTTGGACGTATCATTACTGGATTTGAAGCTGGACTTACTAAATTCACGCACTCGATTACGGGTATTCTAGAATGGTGTTTGAAAAGCAGAGCAACGAAATTAGCGACATTAGGTCTTTCGATATTATTATTTGTAGGCTCATGTAGTCTAGTAGGGATGGGATATATTGGTTCCGACTTTTTCCCTGCTTCTGATAAAGGAGAGTACTTAATTCAGTTAGAGTTAGAAAAAGATGCTTCATTAGAAAAGACAAACTTCTTGACACAAAAGGCTGAGGCAATTATTCTTGCGAAACCGGATGTTGAACGTGTTATTACTTCCGTAGGACAGTCTTCGGATGGGGTAATGTCGACTTCGGGTTCCCGTTATAAGTCGGAAATTCACGTTATCATGAAGGACACTTATACAGAAAACTCGAAAGTATATGCTGCTGTCTTACAACGTGAATTAGAAAACAAACTTGTTGGAGCTAAAATTAAGTCTGTTAATATGGGCTTAATGGGAGCGGAACAAGCGCCATTGAAATTGACAATTATCGGTTCTGATGTGAAAGATGCAGGAGAATTTGCTGCGAAAGCTGCCGACCTTTTACGTAAAGTTCCAGGTGCAACAAACGTCAAATTATCTTCTGAAAGTGGTAACCCTGAGATCAACGTAAAAGTTGATCGTGAGAAAATGACCTCATTAGGATTAAATGTTGCTACTGTAGGTATGACGATGCAAACAGCATTCTCAGGAAATACAGACAATAAATTCCGTGCTGGTGATAATGAATATGATATCAACATCCGTTTTGATGAAGCTAGTCGCTCAAATATTTCAGATGTTAGAAACTTGAAATTCATCAACCAACAAGGAACACCAATTGCATTAGAGCAATTTGCTAATATCAGCTATAGTTCGGGTCCAACCTTGTTAGAGCGTCGTGATAAATCGCCTGCCGTATCGGTTCAAGCATCTATCGTCGGTCGTACATTAGGTGAGATTGCTGGCGAATGGCAAGCAGAGTTTGAGAAGTTAGAGCGTAAGCCTGGGGTAGTATATATCTGGGGTGGTAATATGGAAAGTCAAGAAGAAGGTTTCGGTACCTTAGGAGTAGCTTTATTAGCTTCAGTCTTATTGGTTTACTTAGTAATGGTATCGCTTTATGATAGTTTCTCTACGCCATTTGTCGTGATGTTCTCAATTCCATTATCATTTATTGGAGCCCTATTGTTACTTGCATTAACGGGACAGTCGTTAAACATCTTTACGATTTTGGGGATTATCATGTTGATTGGTTTGGTGGCGAAGAATGCGATCTTATTGGTTGACTTTGCGAATCACCGTAAAGAACATGGCGATTCAACGCATGATGCGTTAGTTGCAGCCAACCATGCTCGTCTTCGTCCAATCTTAATGACTACAATTGCCATGGTTTTCGGTATGATTCCAATTGCAATGGCAACAGGTGATGGTGCGGATATGAACAGAGGTTTAGCAATCGTAATTATCGGGGGTCTATTATCATCCCTACTTTTAACCTTAGTTGTTGTTCCAGTCGTTTATTCGATCTTCGATAGTATTGGAAAACGCTTCGGTAAGAAAGAGAAAACAAATTACGAAGAGTTAATGACTGCAGAATTTGTGATGAATGAAGACTATGTTGACGAAATGGACGTTAAACATAATTAA
- a CDS encoding EamA family transporter, which yields MKNKNMAVPAALASMICVQGGASLAKRLFPTLGAIGTSTLRIGLSAIILFLINRPNLFSFTKKQWLYCFIYGLGIAAMNLIFYLAIQKIPLGLGVTIEFVGPLFLALVLSRKLLDILWAMLACAGILLIVPWGSGTIDTLGLFLAFLAGAFWALYIVMGGKVSKVMDSKDAVSTGMLIAAAFIIPFAIWDGQLTKITPLLFAQGLGVAILSSALPFSLDMVALKRLPAKTFSILTSLQPAFAALSGLIFLQERLTGFQWLSIACVVMASIGTTVFSRKH from the coding sequence ATGAAGAATAAAAACATGGCAGTACCAGCTGCTTTAGCGTCTATGATATGTGTACAGGGAGGAGCTTCTCTAGCAAAACGACTATTCCCTACTTTAGGCGCCATCGGCACAAGTACATTACGTATCGGTCTATCAGCAATTATTCTATTCCTAATCAATCGCCCTAACTTATTCAGTTTTACAAAAAAGCAATGGCTTTATTGCTTCATATATGGCTTAGGGATTGCTGCTATGAATCTAATATTCTATCTGGCTATCCAAAAAATACCGCTTGGATTAGGTGTTACAATTGAATTTGTTGGTCCTCTTTTTCTAGCTTTAGTATTGTCGAGAAAATTATTAGATATTCTATGGGCAATGTTAGCCTGCGCTGGCATATTATTGATAGTACCATGGGGCAGCGGAACAATAGATACTTTAGGTCTATTCCTTGCTTTTCTAGCAGGGGCTTTTTGGGCATTATATATTGTTATGGGCGGTAAAGTATCCAAAGTGATGGATAGTAAAGATGCCGTTTCAACCGGAATGCTAATTGCAGCAGCATTTATTATCCCCTTCGCTATATGGGATGGGCAACTGACTAAAATTACGCCTTTGCTGTTCGCACAGGGCCTAGGAGTAGCAATCTTGTCTTCTGCTCTGCCTTTTTCTTTGGATATGGTCGCATTAAAACGCTTACCCGCAAAAACGTTCTCTATATTGACAAGCCTTCAACCAGCCTTCGCCGCCTTATCTGGATTGATTTTCCTACAAGAGCGCCTGACGGGCTTCCAATGGCTCTCAATCGCATGTGTTGTTATGGCAAGTATTGGAACAACAGTATTCAGTCGTAAACATTAA
- a CDS encoding YihY/virulence factor BrkB family protein translates to MEKQKKSNFFKDSFNILKNSVMGFMNEDSLKYSASLAYYTIFSLGPILVLMISLAGIFLGEEAIKGKVFTELNGIVGASAARQIQEVIKNLELSGKSNMALIISIVTLIIGATTVFGDIQNSINKIWHVRAKPKKGWLKIITDRLLSSSLVIGLGFLLVVTLVVNGVILTLTDRLLRYFPDMTVFVMDAINFLLSFGITFVLFAVIFKVLPDVNIKWRTVRAGALFTAILFIFGRLLIGLYLQNSDTETTYGAAGSIVLILLWVYYTAAILYFGAVFTREYATYKGVSIEPSEFAVHVETKEIERNVDEIPPAPLTTEETVIEK, encoded by the coding sequence ATGGAAAAGCAAAAGAAATCTAATTTCTTTAAAGACAGTTTTAATATTTTGAAAAACTCTGTAATGGGGTTTATGAACGAGGACAGCTTAAAGTATAGTGCGTCGTTAGCATACTACACGATTTTTTCATTAGGGCCAATTTTGGTTCTAATGATTTCACTGGCCGGAATCTTTTTAGGTGAAGAGGCTATAAAAGGGAAAGTTTTTACAGAACTCAATGGAATCGTAGGAGCGAGCGCTGCACGTCAGATTCAAGAGGTTATCAAGAATTTAGAGCTCTCCGGAAAATCTAATATGGCTTTGATTATTAGTATAGTGACGTTAATAATTGGGGCAACAACTGTATTTGGTGATATCCAAAACTCAATAAATAAGATTTGGCATGTACGTGCGAAACCTAAAAAAGGCTGGTTGAAAATAATTACAGACCGTCTGTTATCTTCATCTCTAGTGATTGGATTAGGGTTTTTATTAGTTGTAACGCTTGTTGTTAATGGAGTCATTCTAACACTTACGGATAGGCTTCTTCGTTATTTTCCTGACATGACAGTGTTTGTAATGGATGCGATTAATTTCCTATTGTCGTTTGGAATCACCTTTGTGCTTTTTGCTGTTATTTTTAAGGTATTACCTGATGTCAATATTAAATGGCGAACAGTACGTGCAGGGGCACTATTTACCGCTATTCTATTTATTTTCGGGCGATTATTGATTGGCCTATATCTCCAGAATTCGGATACAGAAACGACATATGGCGCTGCGGGCTCTATTGTGTTAATTCTTCTGTGGGTTTATTATACGGCGGCAATCCTTTATTTTGGCGCAGTTTTTACCCGTGAATATGCGACTTATAAGGGCGTCAGTATTGAACCATCAGAGTTTGCTGTACATGTGGAAACAAAAGAAATAGAAAGGAATGTAGATGAAATCCCCCCCGCGCCATTAACGACGGAGGAGACTGTTATTGAAAAGTAA
- a CDS encoding ATP-grasp domain-containing protein — protein sequence MKIAFLINQTHKEEEKFTTTILALKALERNHTVLYIGLADFIYEDEQRVLAHCRVVEPESRVDSGEKLMKYLKDSKKQRIDLADVEVLWLRFDPTLDMINRPWAAASGIQFAQLVKKNGGFVINDPDNLVQANNKLYLENFPKSVRPKTMVTRNHEDVLRFLEEQNNKIILKPLKGSGGKNVFMIKYDERQNLKQTVEAIARDGYVIAQEYLPEAPKGDIRFFMLDGEPLIVDGVFAAVKRVQPENEIRSNIHQGATAQVAEITDDILNLTQQVSQKLKNDNMYLVGLDIVGDKIMEVNVFSPGALYHAIQLGGKDFSGAIIADLEKRVEQFYAAIDAD from the coding sequence ATGAAAATAGCATTCTTAATCAATCAAACCCACAAAGAAGAAGAAAAATTCACCACAACTATACTTGCATTAAAGGCGTTAGAGCGTAACCATACCGTATTATATATTGGGCTGGCTGACTTTATTTATGAGGATGAGCAACGTGTCTTGGCACATTGTCGGGTTGTTGAACCTGAGAGCCGAGTTGATTCTGGTGAGAAACTCATGAAGTATTTAAAAGATAGCAAAAAACAGCGTATCGATTTGGCAGATGTCGAAGTGTTATGGCTTCGATTTGATCCAACATTAGACATGATCAATCGTCCTTGGGCAGCAGCTAGCGGAATTCAATTCGCACAGCTTGTTAAGAAAAATGGTGGATTCGTGATCAATGATCCAGACAATCTAGTTCAGGCAAATAATAAGCTTTATTTAGAGAATTTCCCAAAATCCGTCAGGCCTAAAACCATGGTAACTCGAAATCATGAAGATGTACTTCGGTTTCTAGAAGAACAAAACAACAAGATTATTTTAAAACCTTTGAAAGGGTCGGGTGGAAAAAACGTATTCATGATCAAATATGATGAGCGCCAAAATCTGAAACAAACAGTAGAGGCCATTGCTCGCGACGGCTATGTGATCGCGCAGGAATACTTGCCAGAAGCACCAAAAGGAGATATACGTTTCTTCATGCTGGATGGGGAACCGTTGATTGTTGATGGTGTTTTCGCAGCCGTCAAACGAGTACAACCGGAGAATGAAATCCGCAGTAATATTCATCAAGGCGCAACAGCACAAGTCGCCGAAATTACGGATGACATACTTAACCTGACGCAACAAGTGTCCCAAAAGTTAAAAAACGACAACATGTATTTGGTCGGATTAGATATTGTAGGCGACAAAATAATGGAAGTTAATGTATTCAGTCCCGGTGCCTTATACCATGCAATACAACTTGGTGGAAAAGACTTTTCAGGCGCAATTATAGCGGATCTTGAAAAACGAGTTGAACAATTCTACGCCGCAATTGATGCTGATTAA
- a CDS encoding flavohemoglobin expression-modulating QEGLA motif protein: MIEKNKPLQSILDAINKRSAIHYQIPNVGKFIFNKIVPYIFIYRVPESGKRDKMLVDLAKTENASMVYKSSDFPLEEWIRPIAQKLAADFGACLLIEVWTAEDGQRDDIEIHVAQKDLLPLAEYLEKNIRMETLEISVGIEKDQHIPHPPETNELFSKKELQNKQILLLGLSIKRNYMDENENILPILMRIYRESLAKSLSRLFFEFLRVYTHLNATAQRINVHQELTPMMVEIDQALAQETKKFDFLLMVTPLNSHEAWLQFKKDKYWKAPKFLYRPMHVDPDLVKRRLYNLRIEDIYDPTMAYIFRDKRAELDSMITMLSDRGKEDFLHGSLQVFGNVSEKLYNSALALLMMTEPEETAKKSDDIISANDFAKMAREEIRYLQKQNAEFNSPVRVREDISGVMVNRGALNISQEYKLTRGRAMALIQHEIGTHVVTYFNGRQQPLNLFSLGVPGYEELQEGLAVLSEYIVNGLNNDRLRIIAARVIAVHHMLLGNTFTDTFDLLVDQYQFLPETAFNLTMRVYRGGGLTKDALYLKGIIELLTYLQEGHEVELLMMGKIRKDYLPIIKDLLQRGVLIPPALIPRYMSEEYKPRWREVIQKGSIFKLVE, translated from the coding sequence ATGATCGAAAAGAATAAACCATTACAGAGCATCCTAGATGCGATCAATAAGCGATCGGCGATTCATTATCAGATTCCGAATGTTGGAAAATTCATATTCAATAAGATTGTACCCTACATTTTTATCTATCGGGTTCCAGAATCAGGAAAAAGAGATAAAATGTTAGTTGATTTAGCAAAGACCGAGAACGCCAGTATGGTATATAAGAGCTCGGACTTTCCCTTAGAAGAATGGATACGTCCAATCGCTCAGAAATTGGCAGCGGATTTTGGAGCCTGTTTACTAATCGAGGTATGGACCGCTGAGGATGGACAGCGCGACGATATAGAGATCCATGTCGCGCAAAAAGACCTCCTCCCCTTAGCTGAGTATCTCGAGAAAAACATTCGCATGGAGACGCTTGAAATAAGTGTAGGAATAGAAAAGGATCAGCATATTCCGCATCCTCCGGAAACAAATGAGCTTTTCTCTAAAAAAGAGCTACAGAACAAGCAAATTCTATTGCTCGGTCTGTCAATCAAACGGAACTACATGGACGAGAATGAGAATATCCTCCCAATTCTCATGCGAATATACCGCGAATCGCTAGCAAAGTCACTCTCTCGATTATTTTTTGAATTCCTTCGAGTTTACACTCATCTAAATGCTACGGCACAACGTATAAACGTACATCAGGAGCTTACTCCAATGATGGTCGAAATTGATCAAGCTTTAGCGCAGGAAACAAAGAAGTTTGATTTCTTATTGATGGTGACGCCATTGAATTCGCATGAAGCTTGGCTTCAATTTAAAAAAGATAAATACTGGAAGGCTCCAAAGTTTCTGTACAGACCTATGCATGTAGATCCTGATCTTGTTAAGCGCAGGCTTTACAATCTGCGAATCGAAGACATTTACGACCCTACAATGGCCTATATTTTCAGAGATAAACGTGCCGAACTGGACTCCATGATAACGATGCTTTCGGACCGAGGGAAGGAAGATTTCTTGCACGGCAGTTTGCAAGTCTTTGGAAACGTATCAGAGAAGCTTTATAATTCAGCATTGGCCCTATTAATGATGACAGAGCCGGAAGAAACTGCAAAGAAGTCTGACGATATTATCTCTGCGAACGACTTTGCGAAGATGGCCCGCGAAGAAATACGTTATCTTCAAAAACAAAACGCAGAATTTAATAGCCCTGTCCGAGTACGCGAGGATATCTCAGGGGTCATGGTTAATCGCGGCGCATTGAACATTAGCCAAGAGTATAAGTTGACTAGAGGAAGAGCCATGGCCTTGATTCAGCATGAGATTGGAACCCACGTGGTGACCTACTTCAACGGACGACAACAACCGCTGAATTTATTTAGTCTAGGCGTACCGGGATATGAAGAATTACAAGAAGGTTTAGCCGTATTGTCTGAATATATTGTCAATGGACTCAATAACGATCGACTGCGTATTATTGCTGCAAGAGTCATTGCCGTACATCATATGCTTCTTGGGAATACTTTTACAGATACGTTCGATCTTTTGGTCGATCAGTATCAATTTCTTCCGGAAACAGCATTTAATCTAACGATGCGCGTTTATCGAGGAGGAGGATTAACCAAAGACGCGCTTTACCTTAAAGGCATCATCGAGCTTCTAACCTACTTGCAGGAAGGTCATGAAGTTGAATTGTTAATGATGGGCAAAATACGAAAAGACTATCTACCAATTATTAAAGACCTTTTGCAGCGTGGTGTACTTATTCCGCCGGCACTAATACCTCGGTATATGTCCGAAGAATATAAACCGCGCTGGCGAGAAGTCATCCAAAAAGGATCCATATTTAAACTAGTTGAATAA
- a CDS encoding N-formylglutamate amidohydrolase produces MNQMTKYFINQVESPFWAFALHDGHQLADELLPYMLLSDAERLREEDPFTAAFAELPINQFIVGTSRFQLDINRDLENAIYLAPAQAWGLKVWNKLPEARIAILQKEYASVYQEIDSLIKHTIEQHGYFFVFDIHSYNSKREGPHELIDKQANPQINLGTAYVQPKWRELVSTFMTCWQQETMDGEPIDIRENVKFKGGYLNRYLNSTYGESGCVVSIEFRKDFMDEWTGAPDPSKITANKQLLLNSLKVLTNYFDNDRKE; encoded by the coding sequence ATGAATCAAATGACAAAATACTTCATCAACCAAGTTGAAAGTCCTTTTTGGGCCTTTGCATTACATGACGGACATCAGCTGGCAGATGAACTTCTTCCCTATATGTTGCTCTCTGATGCGGAACGATTGCGCGAAGAGGATCCATTTACTGCCGCCTTTGCCGAATTACCCATCAATCAATTCATTGTCGGTACATCAAGATTTCAACTTGACATTAATCGAGATTTAGAAAATGCAATATATCTTGCTCCGGCTCAAGCATGGGGTCTAAAGGTATGGAATAAGCTGCCTGAGGCTCGAATCGCCATCTTGCAAAAGGAGTATGCTAGCGTATATCAAGAAATTGATTCGCTGATTAAACATACGATAGAACAACACGGCTATTTTTTTGTCTTCGATATACATAGTTACAATTCTAAGAGAGAAGGGCCTCACGAATTAATCGATAAGCAAGCAAACCCTCAGATAAATTTAGGCACGGCCTATGTGCAACCTAAATGGCGTGAGCTCGTATCCACATTTATGACTTGCTGGCAACAAGAAACAATGGACGGAGAGCCAATCGATATTCGAGAAAACGTTAAATTTAAAGGAGGATACCTCAATCGGTATCTGAATTCAACATACGGCGAATCGGGCTGTGTGGTTTCAATCGAATTCCGCAAGGACTTCATGGATGAATGGACCGGAGCTCCCGACCCGAGCAAAATTACGGCAAACAAGCAATTGCTATTGAATTCGCTAAAAGTTCTAACGAATTATTTTGACAATGATCGAAAAGAATAA
- a CDS encoding DoxX family protein: MNLIERIEHWGDAHHPRWIDFVRISLGLVIFAKGVSFIMDRDSVAALIERTHFQLSIWSAVHYVVFAHIVGGIFIILGLRTRLAVALQIPILIGAVFFVNITRGFSFLNSEFWLSLVVLILLIYFLVVGSGPMSLDKEMDKPGYKRRI; encoded by the coding sequence ATGAACCTAATCGAACGTATAGAGCATTGGGGTGATGCACATCATCCACGTTGGATTGACTTCGTCCGTATATCACTTGGACTTGTCATTTTCGCTAAAGGGGTCAGTTTTATCATGGATCGAGATTCTGTAGCTGCACTGATCGAACGTACGCATTTCCAGCTTTCCATTTGGTCTGCAGTGCATTATGTTGTTTTTGCACATATTGTCGGAGGAATCTTCATTATTTTAGGACTTCGAACAAGACTTGCCGTTGCACTGCAAATTCCAATTCTAATCGGTGCAGTATTCTTTGTGAACATCACGCGAGGATTTAGTTTCCTTAATTCGGAATTTTGGCTTTCGCTCGTTGTGTTGATCTTATTGATTTACTTTCTCGTTGTTGGATCTGGACCGATGTCTTTAGATAAGGAAATGGATAAGCCCGGTTATAAGCGTAGGATATAA
- a CDS encoding response regulator transcription factor: MSNSKINIEELGEQIPAAIMMHELQGNIPVGVSYMSPFGCNLLGTCAEEINELGFAYYEKYFIKEEVESSVAGIQNYVLEGDAHHQYSFFQQVRLRDSPEYKWFFTVCKLVQTSESSKSSNQLMIISTQVEGEGHMIDKVNKVLDDYDFVKQNYRKYASLTKREKEIITFIANGCSSKEIADHIYISVHTVNTHRKNILNKLESKTFAAFLKFAIAFDLI; encoded by the coding sequence GTGTCAAATTCAAAAATTAATATTGAGGAATTAGGCGAACAAATTCCTGCTGCAATTATGATGCATGAATTGCAAGGGAATATTCCTGTCGGAGTATCCTATATGAGTCCTTTTGGTTGCAATCTACTGGGTACCTGCGCAGAAGAAATCAACGAACTTGGCTTTGCATATTATGAAAAATATTTCATCAAAGAAGAGGTCGAAAGTTCAGTCGCTGGAATACAAAATTATGTCTTAGAAGGCGACGCTCATCATCAATATTCTTTTTTTCAGCAAGTCAGATTGCGCGATTCCCCAGAGTACAAGTGGTTCTTTACCGTTTGTAAACTCGTTCAGACGTCGGAAAGCTCCAAATCCTCAAATCAGTTAATGATTATTTCAACCCAAGTTGAAGGGGAAGGACATATGATCGATAAGGTGAACAAAGTGCTAGATGATTATGACTTTGTCAAACAAAACTATCGCAAATATGCATCGCTGACCAAGCGAGAGAAAGAGATTATCACTTTTATTGCGAATGGTTGCTCCTCCAAAGAAATTGCAGATCACATTTATATCTCTGTCCATACGGTAAATACGCATAGAAAAAATATACTCAACAAATTAGAAAGCAAAACCTTTGCGGCGTTCTTAAAATTCGCAATAGCCTTTGATTTAATCTAA